The following is a genomic window from Acidimicrobiales bacterium.
TCGTACGGGCGTGCGCCACGCGTGCACGAGCATCTGGGCGCGGGTGGCGCCCGAGGTGGCGGGCTCCTCGGGCCACCACGGGCGGAAGCAGGTGTCGGGCACCAGGGGCACCCCGAACACCTGCGCGTAGACGGGGAGCTTGTACTCGAGGAACCCGAGCTCGGGCTGGTCGATACCGGCATAGCGCGCCAGGAACGCCCGCGGCGCCACCAGGCCGATGAACTGGCAGCACAGCGGATCGGTGACGGGGCCGAAACGCGATGCCACGTGGGCCATGAAGGCGTCGTACTCGTGGCGGGCGTCGCCGCGCACCCACTGCCACCAGGCCTCGACCTCGCGCACCGGTCGCACCCCGGAGATGAGCATGTCCCCGTCGGCCATCGGCGGCAGCAGTGCCCGCAGGGGCGACACCACGACCAGATCCCACTGGGCGAGGACCACCGAGTCCCATTCGAGCTGCACGCCGCGCGCCGCGAACCACCGGCTCAACATGACGTCGCCGTTGCGCCACTTCCACTGCTCGTCGCGATCGTCGGGGAACGCCCAGAAGTCGTCGAGGAGCGGGCCGAGCGCGGCGGCGAAGCGCGGCGCATCACCGGCGGGCCCGCCGTAGAGGCCGTAGACCGGGACGCCGGGGTTGCGCCGTCGCAAGAGGCGCAGGCGGTTCCGGCACACCGCGGCATCCCGGTAGAACCAGAAGAGGATGCCGAGCCGCACCGGCCGAGCATATCGGCCACCTCCTCGGAGCCGGCCCGGTGAACACCGAGGCCGCCCCCGTCGTGTGGGCCTACTGGGAGGACGGCCCGCGTGCGCGCCGGCGCCCGGTGTACCTCGACCTGTGCATCGAGACGATCGAGCGCCATGCCGCGCCGCTCGAGCTGCGCCTGCTGGCGCGCGGCGACGCGCGCACGTGGCTGCCCGACCTCGACGTCGAGCGCTGGGAGTCGCTCCCGGCCCCGAACTTCCGCTCCGACTACGCCCGCTCGCGCGTCCTGCAGCGCTACGGCGGCATCTGGATCGACGTCGACACCGTCGCGCTGGCCCCGCTGTCGCAGCTGATCGACGAGCTCGACGACACGGGGATGGTGTGCTTCGGCAGGGAGCTCGGCCGGTTCTTCGGCGGCCTGTGCGCCGCCGCGCCGGACACCGCCTTCGTCGACGCCTGGGTGGAAGGCCAGGACCGTGCCCTGTCGCGGCGGGCCGACTGGGCCGAGCTGCCCTACGCCGCGCTGGCCCAGGACGTCACCTGGGAGATCGCCCGTCGCCTTCCCTGGAAGGCGCTCCCCCTGGCACGCGTGGCGCCCGTGCCGTGGTACGAGTGGCGACGCTTCTTCTCGCGCCTCGAGTCCCCGCGGCGGCTGCTGCAGGGCTCGCCGGTCACGGTGGTGCTGTGGAACGCCGTCATGGCGCCGCACCTGCGCGACCGGACCCGCGAGGAGCTGCTCGCCGACCACATGCTCCTGAGCCGGCTGCTGCGCATCGGACTGGGCCGGTCGGAGGTCGCCGACGAGGAGGACGCCTGGACCGCGCTGCACGCGTTGTCGGCGCTCCGGTTCTCGCTGCCGGGCCAGCGCATCGAGACGGCCCTGCGGCGGGGCCGCGACCGGCGGGGCGGCCCGTGAGCCCCGACGCCGCCGCGCCGGACCTGCGGGTGGAGGCCCTCGTGTCGGGCCGGCTCGTGGCCTCGAGCCGGTTCCGGGTCCTGCAGCACGTCGCGCCGTTGGGCCGCCTGGGCGTCGAGGTGTCGGCCCGGCCACCGAGGATCTCCAAGTACGCGTCGGTCCCCGGCCGTTGGGCCCGGCGCCCGGGGCTGGCCCCCGCGGCACGCCTGGCGCTCCAGGGGGCCAAGCTCGCCACCCGCCTGCCGAGCGCGGCCCGCTCGTGGCGGGCGGACGTCACCTGGCTCGAGCGCGAGGTGCTGCCCGGGCACCAGACGCTCGAGCCCCTGCTCCACCGCCCCGTCCTGTTCGACGTGGACGACGCCATCTGGCTGCTGTCGGCCGGACACGAGCGCGCCGCCCGGGCGGTGGCGGCGCGCGCCGCGTGTGTCCTCGCCGGCAACGACTTCCTCGCCGACTGGTTCGCGGCCGTCGCCCCGGCGGTGGAACGCGTGTGGACGGCGGTCGACACCGACCGCTTCACGCCCGGGCCGCGGCGCGACCGGCCGTTCGTCGCGGGGTGGACCGGCTCGGGATCGAGCCTCCGGTACCTGCGGGCCGTCGCCCCCGCCATCGCCCGCTTCCTGGCCGAGGCGCCCGACGCCCGGCTCGTGGTCATGGCCGACGCCTTCGTCTCGCTCCCGGGGATCCCCGACGACCGCGTCGACCTCGTCCCGTGGAGCCCCGGCCACGAGGCCTCGGCATTGCAGGCCTTCGACGTGGGCCTCATGCCGCTGCTGGGCGGCGACTGGGCCAAGGGCAAGTGCGCGTTCAAGATGCTGCAGTACATGGCGTGCGCGGTGCCCGCCGTGGTGTCGCCCGTGGGCATGAACGCCGAGGTCCTCGCCATGGGCGACGTGGGCCTGCCCGCCACCACGGAGGACGAATGGGTGGAGGCCCTCCTCACCTTGTACCGCGACCGCGACCGCGCCGTGGCACTCGGCCGCCGGGGCCGCGAGCTCGCCGAGCGCTCCTTCTCGGTCCCCGTCATCGCCCCCCAGCTGGCCGCGGCCATGCGCCGCTACCGGTGAGCCCGCTACCGGTGAGCCCGCCACCGGTGAGCCCGCCACCGGTGAGCCCGGCGCCGCTCCCGCCCGTGCACGTCGTCGTCGTGGCCTACGGCGATCCCGACGCACTGGCCGGGTGCCTGGCCGCGCTCGAGGGCGAGCACCCCGTGGTCGTGGTGGACAACTCGTCCTCGCCCGCCACCCGCACCGTGGCGGCGGCGGCCGGCGCCACCTACATCGACCCCGGGGAGAACCTCGGTTTCGCCGCCGCGGTGAACCGCGGGTTCGGGGCCGTGCCCCTCCCCGGGACCGACGTGCTGCTGCTGAACCCCGACGCCGTCATCGAGCCCGAGTCGCTGGCGAGGCTGCGCCACGCGCTGCACGCCGACGGCGCCCTGGCGTGCGTGGCACCGGCCCAGCACCGCCCGGGCTCGGAGCGGCCCTCCCCGGTGTGCTGGCCGTTCCCGACACCGGCGCGGGCGTGGCACGAGGCCCTCGGACTGGGGCGCTTCGCCCGCGCCTGGGGGTACGTGATCGCATCGGTGCTCCTCGTGCGGGGTGATGCGCTCGTGGACGTGGGCGGTCTCGACGAGGGTTTCTTCCTCTACGCCGAGGAGGCGGACTGGGAGCGGCGCGCCACCCGGCGGGGATGGGCCGTGGCGTTGTGCGAGGACGCCTCGGCCACCCATGTCGGGGCGGCCACGGACCCCGACCCCGGGCGGCGCGAGATCCGGTTCCATGCCGGTGTGGAGACCTACGTGCGCAAGTGGCACGGCGCCGCGGGCTGGCGCTCCTACCAGGCGGCCACGGTCCTCACCGCGTTGCGGCGGGCCGCCGTGGCGCGGCGCGCCCGCCGACGGGCGTCGCTGCACCTGGCGCGGCTGTACGCCTCGGGCCCCGCCCGCATCGCCCGGCGCGACGGCCTCATCCCGGCCCGCCCGCACCACGTGCCGTCCCTGACGCCGGCCACCGGTGCCCGGTGACGGCGCCCCGCCCCGCCCGCGTCCTGCTGGTGGACAGCTCGGGGTACGAGGACCTCGGCGGGGCGTCCACCGTGCTGAACGAGGTCATCGGGCGCGTCGATCGCACGCGCTTCGTCCCCGTGCTGGCCTGCCTGTCACCGGGCCGGTGGCCCGAGATCGTGCGGGCCGGGGGCACGGCCGCCTACAGCTTCCCCCGCTCCCGGCTTCGCTCGCCGCGCAACCTCGCCGCGCTGGTGCTGGGCCTGCGCGCCGTGATCCGCCGCGAGCGGATCGACCTCGTCCACGCCAGCGAGAACTCGGCACTGCTGTACGCCGGCCTGGCGGGCCGGCTGACGGGCACCCCGGTGATCTGGCACATCCACTCGCCGCTGCGGCCCCGGGCGCGCTCGGAGCGGGTGGTGGCGCGTGTCCTGCGGCACACACCGCCCGCCCACATCGTGTTCACCTCGCCCGGCGCACGGGAGCGGACGGTGCCGTTCCCCGACATTCCCTGGTCCGTCGTGACCCCGGGTGTGGACGTGGCGGCATGCGCCGGCGGTGACGCCGCGCGGGGCCGCGCCGCCTTCGCGATACCGCCCGACGCGCCGCTGGTGTCGATGTTCGCCCGGATCGAGCCCATGAAGGGCCAGGTCGACTTCGTGGCCTGCCTCGGGCGGCTGACGGCCCGCCATCCGACCGTGGTCGGTGTGATGTGCGGGCCCGCGGACAAGGCGTCGGCCTACTGGCGCAGGATCGAGTCGTTGGCGCGCGACCTCGGGCTCGATGACCGGTTGCTCATCCCCGGCGACGTGCGGCCACCGCGCAAGGACGACGTCGTGGCGGCCTCCGACGTGGTCGTGCACCCGTCGCACGCCGAGTCGTTCGGCCTGGCCGTGCTCGAGGCCATGGCGGCCGGCAAGCCGGTGGTCGCGGCCGCCACCGACGGCCCCCGCCTGTTGATCGAGGACGGGGTGAGCGGGGTCCTGGTGGCGCCGGGCGACGTCGAGGCCCTCAGCGCGGCGGTGGGGCGCCTCCTCGACGACCCGCCGGCGCGCGCCGCCCTCGGCGCCGCCGCGGCGCGCGCCGCCGGGCGCTACGGGGTCGACGACATGGTCCGGCGCTTCGAGGCGCTGTGGGACGACGTGCTCAGCGCCCGCGCCTGACGGCCCGGCCGAGCACCGGGATCCTCCGCCGCCATCGCACGTAGCGCATGTACCGGGCGTAGAGGTCCTCGTAGTCGGCGCGCTGGGCGATGGCGTCGTCCATCCACGCCGGCGGCGCGGCGGCCTCGCACGCGGGCATGGTGGCCTGGGCACCGCGCAGGCGCGTCAAGGTCGCCATGGCCTCCATGAGCACGGGGGGGACCTCGGCGGCCCCGTCGGTGGCGCCTCGCCCCTC
Proteins encoded in this region:
- a CDS encoding capsular polysaccharide synthesis protein, which encodes MNTEAAPVVWAYWEDGPRARRRPVYLDLCIETIERHAAPLELRLLARGDARTWLPDLDVERWESLPAPNFRSDYARSRVLQRYGGIWIDVDTVALAPLSQLIDELDDTGMVCFGRELGRFFGGLCAAAPDTAFVDAWVEGQDRALSRRADWAELPYAALAQDVTWEIARRLPWKALPLARVAPVPWYEWRRFFSRLESPRRLLQGSPVTVVLWNAVMAPHLRDRTREELLADHMLLSRLLRIGLGRSEVADEEDAWTALHALSALRFSLPGQRIETALRRGRDRRGGP
- a CDS encoding glycosyltransferase family 4 protein yields the protein MSPDAAAPDLRVEALVSGRLVASSRFRVLQHVAPLGRLGVEVSARPPRISKYASVPGRWARRPGLAPAARLALQGAKLATRLPSAARSWRADVTWLEREVLPGHQTLEPLLHRPVLFDVDDAIWLLSAGHERAARAVAARAACVLAGNDFLADWFAAVAPAVERVWTAVDTDRFTPGPRRDRPFVAGWTGSGSSLRYLRAVAPAIARFLAEAPDARLVVMADAFVSLPGIPDDRVDLVPWSPGHEASALQAFDVGLMPLLGGDWAKGKCAFKMLQYMACAVPAVVSPVGMNAEVLAMGDVGLPATTEDEWVEALLTLYRDRDRAVALGRRGRELAERSFSVPVIAPQLAAAMRRYR
- a CDS encoding glycosyltransferase family 2 protein; translated protein: MSPPPVSPPPVSPAPLPPVHVVVVAYGDPDALAGCLAALEGEHPVVVVDNSSSPATRTVAAAAGATYIDPGENLGFAAAVNRGFGAVPLPGTDVLLLNPDAVIEPESLARLRHALHADGALACVAPAQHRPGSERPSPVCWPFPTPARAWHEALGLGRFARAWGYVIASVLLVRGDALVDVGGLDEGFFLYAEEADWERRATRRGWAVALCEDASATHVGAATDPDPGRREIRFHAGVETYVRKWHGAAGWRSYQAATVLTALRRAAVARRARRRASLHLARLYASGPARIARRDGLIPARPHHVPSLTPATGAR
- a CDS encoding glycosyltransferase family 4 protein, producing the protein MTAPRPARVLLVDSSGYEDLGGASTVLNEVIGRVDRTRFVPVLACLSPGRWPEIVRAGGTAAYSFPRSRLRSPRNLAALVLGLRAVIRRERIDLVHASENSALLYAGLAGRLTGTPVIWHIHSPLRPRARSERVVARVLRHTPPAHIVFTSPGARERTVPFPDIPWSVVTPGVDVAACAGGDAARGRAAFAIPPDAPLVSMFARIEPMKGQVDFVACLGRLTARHPTVVGVMCGPADKASAYWRRIESLARDLGLDDRLLIPGDVRPPRKDDVVAASDVVVHPSHAESFGLAVLEAMAAGKPVVAAATDGPRLLIEDGVSGVLVAPGDVEALSAAVGRLLDDPPARAALGAAAARAAGRYGVDDMVRRFEALWDDVLSARA